In a genomic window of Infirmifilum sp. NZ:
- the bcp gene encoding thioredoxin-dependent thiol peroxidase → MLKAGDKAPEFCLKDDAGREVCLSDFRGRWLVLYFYPKDNTPGCTREALEFTELIGEFEKLNAAVVGVSKDSPQSHRRFREKHGLKVILLSDPQHKVIEQYGAWGRKKVAGREAEGTIRSTFLIDPEGIIRKTWTNVKVDDHAREVLEELRRLASKPG, encoded by the coding sequence ATGCTCAAAGCCGGCGACAAGGCGCCCGAGTTCTGCCTGAAGGACGACGCGGGGCGCGAGGTATGCCTCTCGGACTTCCGGGGCAGGTGGCTCGTGCTCTACTTCTACCCGAAGGACAACACGCCGGGCTGCACCCGCGAGGCCCTCGAGTTCACGGAGCTCATCGGGGAGTTCGAGAAGCTTAACGCCGCGGTGGTCGGCGTGAGCAAGGACAGCCCCCAAAGCCACAGGAGATTCCGCGAGAAGCACGGCCTCAAGGTCATCCTCCTTAGCGACCCCCAGCACAAGGTCATCGAGCAGTACGGCGCCTGGGGCAGGAAAAAGGTGGCCGGCCGCGAGGCAGAGGGGACGATAAGGAGCACATTCCTGATAGACCCCGAGGGCATCATACGGAAAACCTGGACAAACGTCAAGGTCGACGACCACGCCAGGGAAGTCCTCGAGGAGCTAAGAAGGCTCGCCTCAAAGCCCGGGTGA